The following proteins are encoded in a genomic region of Clostridium kluyveri:
- a CDS encoding recombinase family protein, translated as MIFGYARVSTQEQNLDRQIDSLKISGAEEIIQEKITGTKADRPELNKLLDKLRKGDVILVTDLTRLSRSTKDLFSLVDHIEKKSANIKSLKESWLDTTTPQGKLMFTFMAGISQFGRDLISQRTKEGLAAARARGRKGGRKPKLDDNKKKAIYELYQQKKTTVKNLCNMFNISKPTLYKVIEEISKSKVS; from the coding sequence ATGATATTTGGATATGCAAGAGTTAGCACTCAGGAACAAAATTTAGATAGGCAGATAGATTCTTTAAAAATATCAGGTGCAGAAGAAATAATACAAGAAAAAATCACAGGTACAAAGGCAGATAGACCTGAATTGAATAAATTATTGGATAAACTACGAAAAGGTGATGTTATATTAGTAACTGATCTCACCAGATTAAGCAGGAGTACAAAGGATTTATTTAGTTTAGTAGATCATATTGAAAAAAAGAGTGCTAATATTAAAAGTTTGAAGGAAAGTTGGCTGGATACTACAACACCCCAGGGAAAATTGATGTTTACTTTTATGGCTGGAATAAGTCAATTTGGAAGAGATCTAATAAGCCAAAGAACAAAAGAAGGTCTTGCTGCAGCAAGAGCACGAGGTAGAAAAGGTGGTAGAAAACCAAAGCTTGACGATAATAAAAAGAAAGCAATATATGAATTATATCAGCAGAAGAAAACAACAGTAAAAAATCTATGTAATATGTTTAATATAAGTAAACCTACTCTCTATAAAGTCATAGAAGAAATTAGTAAAAGTAAAGTATCATAG
- a CDS encoding ABC transporter ATP-binding protein encodes MGTDENYEAVKIENLNKDFKVDNGYLNVLNDISLSVRPGEFLSIVGASGCGKSTLLRTIVGLDTNYKGNIYSYGKPVKGPGIDRGMVFQESRLFPWLTVEKNIEFGISKKLSKKEKKELVNEQLELVELQGFAKSYPEQLSGGMKQRISIARALVNKPKLLLLDEPFGALDAMTRINMQQEILKIWKRQNTTMILVTHDIDEAIYLGDRVIVLSSRPGKIKRMIKVELSRPRDRGSYDFSRIKSEIYNEFFTKVENPFSYNI; translated from the coding sequence ATGGGTACTGATGAAAATTATGAAGCTGTTAAAATAGAAAATTTGAATAAAGATTTTAAAGTTGATAATGGGTATCTTAATGTACTGAATGACATTAGTCTGTCAGTAAGACCAGGAGAGTTTCTAAGTATTGTAGGGGCAAGTGGATGTGGAAAGAGTACTTTGCTTAGAACCATAGTGGGATTAGATACAAATTATAAAGGTAATATTTATTCTTACGGTAAACCTGTAAAAGGTCCAGGTATAGATAGAGGCATGGTATTTCAAGAATCAAGACTTTTCCCCTGGCTTACAGTAGAAAAAAATATAGAATTTGGAATAAGCAAAAAACTGTCTAAGAAGGAAAAAAAAGAATTAGTAAATGAACAGCTTGAACTGGTGGAACTGCAGGGCTTTGCAAAATCATATCCCGAACAGCTGTCTGGAGGAATGAAACAGAGAATAAGCATTGCAAGAGCACTTGTAAACAAACCTAAACTGCTTCTTCTTGATGAACCTTTTGGAGCATTGGATGCTATGACCCGTATTAATATGCAGCAGGAAATATTAAAAATATGGAAAAGGCAAAATACTACAATGATTCTTGTAACCCACGATATAGACGAAGCAATTTATTTAGGTGATAGGGTGATTGTCTTATCCAGCAGACCTGGAAAGATAAAAAGGATGATAAAGGTAGAACTTTCAAGACCCAGAGATAGAGGAAGTTATGATTTTTCACGGATTAAAAGTGAAATATATAATGAATTTTTTACAAAGGTAGAAAATCCATTTTCATATAATATATAA
- a CDS encoding LysR family transcriptional regulator, with amino-acid sequence MDIRQLKYFLAIVENGSITKAAEQLHIAQPPLSQQLKLLEEELGIKLIERSTRKIKITDAGRILQYRSKQILGLTQNTKEELNNLKEGFKGLLSLGTVPSSGTTILLKKLNEFHHEYPHIDFKIRESSTPQILKLLDRGTIELGLVFTPFNSEKFESLLLPSESMIAAVNQSAFFTNFKGKISLNDLINKPLIVDHKFKDMLISSCQQIGFEPTIVCENEDARAVLLWANTGIGIGIVPESASELIPGLNLRYIDINELSLKTRPAVVWIRNRYLSDVAKDFLRTFKVS; translated from the coding sequence ATGGATATCAGACAACTGAAATATTTTTTAGCTATAGTAGAAAATGGCAGTATAACTAAAGCTGCAGAACAACTTCACATTGCACAACCCCCACTTAGTCAACAGTTAAAATTGCTTGAAGAAGAACTTGGAATAAAATTGATAGAGCGCAGCACAAGAAAAATAAAAATAACTGATGCAGGTAGAATACTTCAATACCGCTCCAAACAAATTTTAGGCCTGACACAAAATACAAAAGAGGAATTAAATAACTTGAAAGAAGGATTTAAAGGCCTGCTTTCTCTGGGAACTGTGCCGTCTTCCGGAACTACAATACTATTAAAAAAGCTTAATGAATTTCATCACGAATACCCCCATATAGACTTTAAAATACGTGAGAGCAGCACTCCTCAAATTTTAAAACTACTTGATAGAGGTACTATAGAATTAGGCTTAGTATTTACTCCCTTTAATTCTGAAAAATTTGAATCATTACTATTACCCAGCGAATCAATGATAGCAGCAGTAAATCAAAGTGCCTTTTTTACAAATTTCAAAGGTAAGATTAGTTTGAATGATTTAATAAACAAGCCTTTAATAGTTGATCATAAATTTAAAGATATGTTAATTTCCTCATGTCAACAAATTGGATTTGAACCAACAATAGTTTGTGAAAATGAAGATGCCCGTGCAGTACTGCTCTGGGCCAATACTGGAATTGGCATAGGTATAGTTCCAGAATCTGCCTCAGAGCTCATTCCAGGTTTAAATTTAAGATATATTGATATAAATGAACTTTCTTTAAAGACACGTCCTGCTGTAGTATGGATTAGAAATAGATATTTATCTGATGTAGCTAAAGATTTTTTAAGAACTTTCAAAGTAAGTTAA
- a CDS encoding ABC transporter permease, whose product MNIKLKLNEKIKLLGNILIALIVPVIVIIIWQLLSNKGLVRQSVLPSPHTIFLAFLDMLQSGDLARNLFISILRVIKGYIIGASLGIICGILIGLFKIAEKAVDLIIGLLRPIPIVAWVPVLILWMGIDEASKITVITIGSFWPILINTIHGIKGADKKYLEVSEILEKNKFQVLTKIVFPSALPSIFTGLRIGIGSAWMSVITAEIIAATSGIGYSISYARELSQPDIMLVGVFSIGVVGFLIDYLIKKFQFLIIKWDRNNEN is encoded by the coding sequence ATGAATATAAAATTGAAGTTAAACGAAAAGATTAAACTTTTGGGAAATATACTTATTGCATTAATAGTTCCTGTAATAGTAATTATAATATGGCAATTGCTAAGTAATAAAGGACTTGTTAGACAGTCTGTTCTTCCGTCTCCTCATACTATATTTCTAGCTTTTTTGGATATGTTGCAAAGTGGTGATTTGGCTAGAAATTTATTTATAAGTATATTAAGGGTGATAAAAGGATATATTATAGGAGCTTCTTTAGGTATAATATGCGGAATATTGATTGGATTATTTAAAATAGCAGAGAAAGCTGTTGACTTAATTATAGGTCTTTTAAGACCTATTCCTATTGTAGCCTGGGTTCCTGTACTTATATTATGGATGGGTATAGATGAAGCTTCTAAAATAACCGTAATAACAATAGGAAGTTTTTGGCCAATACTTATAAATACTATTCATGGTATAAAAGGAGCAGATAAAAAGTACCTAGAAGTTTCTGAGATATTAGAAAAAAATAAATTTCAGGTACTGACAAAAATAGTTTTTCCTTCGGCGCTTCCATCTATTTTTACAGGATTAAGAATTGGAATTGGAAGTGCATGGATGAGTGTTATAACAGCAGAAATAATTGCTGCGACATCTGGAATTGGATATTCAATATCCTATGCTAGAGAATTATCTCAACCGGATATTATGTTGGTAGGAGTTTTCTCCATAGGTGTAGTTGGTTTTTTAATAGATTATTTGATAAAAAAATTTCAATTTTTAATTATAAAATGGGATAGAAATAATGAAAATTAG
- a CDS encoding IS256 family transposase — protein sequence MNILEVPDIDLKKELKKCNSMEDLVGKNGLMQRLFGGIIQQFLEAEMEEHLGREKYARLSDEDKDYRNGYSSKNIRTSFGPVKVDVPRDRKSEFEPKIVKKYETVCNELDKKVIGLYARGMSVDDIKSEIDELYGVDISPAMISKITDKVMDTALAWQNRALDPMYPIVYMDALYFKVRDEHRIVNKAAYVCMALDVKGHKDILGIWVGEQEGAKYWLSVCNDLKNRGVKDILIACMDGLKGLPDAIKVVFPEINIQNCIIHQIRNSIKYIPSKNVKTFMKDLKEVYKAVNETMASKSLQSLNDKWGDKYPIVVQSWQNNWENLSTYFDFPQDIRKIIYTTNALEGFNRQLRKFTKIRTVFPTDDSLLKALYLATEQIMLKWTAPSPNWANTLAQLTIMFKDRIEPYI from the coding sequence ATGAATATACTAGAAGTACCAGACATTGATTTAAAAAAGGAATTAAAGAAGTGTAATAGTATGGAAGATTTAGTAGGGAAAAATGGACTTATGCAAAGGCTATTTGGAGGTATAATACAGCAGTTTTTAGAAGCAGAAATGGAAGAACATCTTGGAAGAGAAAAATATGCAAGGCTCTCTGATGAGGATAAAGACTATAGAAATGGATACAGTTCTAAAAACATTAGAACCAGTTTTGGCCCGGTTAAAGTAGACGTACCAAGGGATAGAAAGTCTGAGTTCGAACCTAAGATAGTCAAGAAATATGAAACTGTCTGTAATGAACTTGATAAGAAAGTTATAGGTTTATATGCACGTGGTATGTCTGTAGATGATATAAAATCAGAGATAGATGAACTTTACGGGGTAGATATATCCCCTGCAATGATATCCAAAATTACAGATAAGGTCATGGATACAGCTCTAGCATGGCAAAATAGAGCCCTTGATCCAATGTATCCTATAGTATATATGGATGCTCTATATTTTAAAGTCAGAGATGAACATAGAATTGTAAATAAGGCTGCCTATGTCTGCATGGCACTTGATGTAAAAGGCCATAAAGACATTTTGGGAATATGGGTTGGCGAACAAGAAGGAGCAAAATACTGGTTATCTGTATGCAATGATCTTAAAAACAGGGGTGTTAAAGATATTTTAATAGCCTGTATGGACGGTCTTAAAGGACTTCCAGATGCAATTAAAGTAGTTTTTCCTGAAATTAACATACAAAATTGTATAATACACCAGATAAGGAATTCTATAAAATATATACCATCAAAGAATGTTAAGACTTTTATGAAGGATTTAAAAGAAGTATATAAGGCAGTTAATGAAACAATGGCAAGTAAGTCATTACAATCACTGAATGATAAATGGGGAGATAAGTATCCTATAGTTGTACAGTCGTGGCAAAATAACTGGGAAAATCTATCTACATATTTTGATTTTCCTCAAGATATAAGAAAAATAATATATACAACTAACGCCCTGGAAGGTTTCAACAGGCAGCTTAGGAAATTCACTAAGATAAGGACTGTATTTCCTACAGACGATTCCCTTCTAAAAGCCCTATACCTGGCAACCGAGCAGATAATGCTGAAATGGACGGCACCTTCTCCAAACTGGGCAAATACGCTGGCCCAATTAACCATAATGTTTAAAGATAGAATAGAGCCATATATATAA
- a CDS encoding ABC transporter substrate-binding protein, whose translation MKKIFSVITILLIGLLALSGCGQANNSSGSKKQEQSKLKEINIGYQPGINHALLIIAKNKGWFDEEFKNDNIKIKFQSFVSGPPMVEAFAGGKLDIGQIGDQPSIQARANNIDIKGIGTYAVGYKLNTILAAAGSNIKSAKDLKGKKVAVTVGSSAHLLLVRYLASEGLEESDVQLVNLQPPDIKTSFTSKNIDAAITWDPYASSIEAEGTASKIGDGTNLKYEVNLIIVNNDFAKANPDIVKRILKVYHKSEEWTKANSDEAADIISKELKLDKEIVVKGLAKEDFDIRLTDEVTTSLTSTIKSLREKNTVRKDVKVSDLLDKSYLDGAGIK comes from the coding sequence ATGAAAAAAATATTTTCTGTAATTACAATACTTTTGATAGGCTTACTTGCTTTATCTGGTTGTGGACAAGCGAATAATTCATCAGGCAGTAAAAAACAAGAACAATCAAAGTTAAAAGAAATAAATATAGGCTATCAGCCAGGAATAAATCATGCACTTTTAATTATTGCAAAAAATAAAGGATGGTTTGATGAAGAATTTAAAAATGACAATATAAAGATTAAATTTCAAAGTTTTGTATCTGGGCCTCCTATGGTTGAAGCATTTGCAGGTGGAAAGCTGGATATAGGACAAATTGGAGATCAGCCATCCATACAGGCAAGGGCAAATAACATAGATATTAAAGGTATTGGAACTTATGCCGTAGGATATAAGCTAAATACAATACTTGCGGCAGCTGGCTCAAACATAAAATCAGCTAAGGATTTGAAAGGCAAAAAGGTGGCAGTTACTGTTGGTTCATCTGCACATCTGCTGCTTGTCAGATATCTGGCATCAGAAGGACTTGAAGAAAGTGATGTTCAACTTGTAAATTTACAACCGCCAGACATAAAGACATCTTTTACATCTAAAAATATAGATGCTGCAATTACATGGGATCCATATGCATCTTCGATTGAAGCTGAGGGAACAGCATCTAAAATAGGAGACGGAACGAATTTAAAATATGAAGTTAATTTGATTATAGTAAATAATGATTTTGCAAAGGCAAATCCTGACATCGTGAAAAGAATTTTAAAAGTCTACCACAAGTCAGAAGAATGGACTAAAGCAAATTCTGATGAGGCTGCTGATATTATTTCCAAGGAGCTCAAGTTAGATAAGGAAATTGTAGTAAAAGGTCTTGCTAAAGAAGATTTTGACATAAGATTAACTGATGAAGTTACAACATCACTGACTTCTACTATTAAAAGTTTAAGGGAAAAGAATACAGTTAGAAAAGATGTAAAGGTAAGTGACTTGTTAGATAAAAGTTATTTGGATGGTGCCGGAATCAAATGA
- a CDS encoding DUF998 domain-containing protein, translating into MITNNTEGEKWKISTRFQTILIAFGIISSIIYVITDIVASVMWSDYSRTSQTISELIAVDAPTRLYVAILFIIYDLLIYAYGVGIILSSNNKRALKIAAFLIIAKEILGLVATLFFPIHLRGVEGSFSDTMHGILTAAGVFLCMFPAMIAGSISFKGVFRVYSIITMILFVIFGILTGSDQPKYALNMPTPMMGVWERINIYGYMLWIVVLSIKLLRLKRVNESSK; encoded by the coding sequence ATGATCACCAATAACACTGAAGGAGAAAAGTGGAAAATATCGACCAGGTTTCAAACTATCCTTATTGCTTTTGGTATAATATCTTCAATTATCTATGTTATCACCGACATAGTCGCATCTGTTATGTGGAGTGATTATAGTCGTACATCACAAACTATCAGTGAATTAATTGCGGTCGATGCGCCAACCAGACTGTATGTAGCTATACTTTTTATTATTTATGATCTGTTGATATATGCATATGGTGTTGGTATTATACTCTCTTCAAATAATAAACGAGCCCTTAAAATTGCAGCATTTCTGATTATTGCAAAAGAGATTCTTGGATTGGTGGCTACGTTATTCTTTCCAATACATCTACGAGGAGTGGAAGGTAGTTTTTCGGATACGATGCATGGAATTTTAACAGCAGCAGGAGTTTTTCTATGTATGTTTCCGGCAATGATAGCAGGATCGATATCCTTTAAAGGGGTATTTAGGGTCTATTCAATTATTACAATGATATTGTTTGTTATTTTTGGCATATTGACTGGCTCGGATCAACCTAAATACGCTTTAAATATGCCTACACCCATGATGGGTGTTTGGGAGCGTATTAATATTTATGGATACATGTTATGGATTGTAGTATTGTCTATTAAGCTTTTAAGATTGAAAAGAGTGAACGAATCGTCAAAATAG
- a CDS encoding PadR family transcriptional regulator, whose product MSLSYTLLGLLNYASMTGYDLKKIFDDSINFFWSAQTSQIYRELKTLEEKGYIVSVVKPSDKGPSKRIYSITEQGLSYLKEWLTNVPDEIDEDNRNAFLSRVFLSSNVGFEKLFFQLQERLKKYKRDYENLKSVENKLGEYLQMFDREDEVYYWKIALSRGFHDVESHIYWAEESLDYIREIINNKKK is encoded by the coding sequence ATGTCATTATCATACACCCTATTAGGTTTGCTAAATTATGCTTCTATGACTGGTTATGATTTGAAAAAGATTTTCGATGATTCTATTAACTTTTTTTGGTCAGCTCAAACAAGTCAAATTTATCGTGAATTAAAAACATTAGAGGAAAAAGGTTACATAGTTTCTGTAGTAAAACCAAGTGATAAGGGTCCATCTAAGCGTATATATAGCATTACTGAACAAGGGTTATCCTACCTGAAAGAATGGCTTACTAATGTCCCTGATGAAATAGACGAGGATAACCGTAATGCTTTTTTATCGAGAGTTTTTTTATCCTCAAATGTAGGTTTTGAAAAATTATTTTTTCAGCTTCAAGAAAGATTAAAAAAGTATAAAAGAGATTATGAAAACCTTAAATCAGTTGAAAATAAACTTGGAGAATATCTACAAATGTTTGATAGAGAGGATGAAGTTTATTATTGGAAAATAGCACTTAGTAGAGGTTTTCATGATGTTGAATCTCACATTTATTGGGCTGAAGAAAGTTTAGATTATATTCGAGAAATAATTAATAATAAGAAAAAGTGA
- a CDS encoding threonine synthase: MSYFNYLECSKCGERYSKDKPHNLCHCGGPLLVRYDLEKVKKEVNKDIFKARKRGLFRFKELLPIEDEKNIVTLGEGDTPVLKIQNLGEKLGAKELYIKNEALNPTGTFKSRGAAVGISKAKELGIRTIAMPTAGNAGGAWSAYSSKAGIELVVAMPQDAPELAKKEGYVYGSKTYLVKGLISDAGKIISKGVEKYGWFDAATLKEPYRIEGKKTMGFEIAEYFNWEFPDAILYPTGGGVGIIGIWKAFQELKELGWIKDKVPKLIAVQAEGCNPIVKAFNEGNKDSEFCKGANTIAGGIRVPKALGDFIVLDAVRKSNGTAVEVKDSEIVESLDILAKREGLFICPEGASLVAAVKKLLREGFLKSDEKIVLLNTGSGLKYPDLIKEELPVVEINADI; encoded by the coding sequence ATGAGCTATTTCAATTATTTAGAATGTTCAAAATGTGGGGAAAGGTATTCGAAGGATAAACCACATAATCTATGCCACTGCGGAGGACCGCTGCTGGTAAGATATGATCTTGAAAAAGTGAAAAAAGAAGTAAACAAAGATATTTTTAAGGCAAGAAAAAGAGGATTATTTAGATTTAAAGAATTACTTCCAATTGAGGATGAGAAAAATATAGTTACACTTGGGGAGGGTGATACCCCAGTACTTAAAATTCAGAATTTAGGGGAAAAATTAGGAGCAAAAGAGCTTTATATAAAAAATGAAGCATTGAACCCTACAGGCACCTTCAAATCCAGAGGAGCTGCTGTTGGGATATCTAAGGCAAAAGAACTTGGAATAAGAACTATAGCCATGCCAACTGCAGGAAATGCAGGAGGAGCCTGGTCAGCATATTCCAGTAAGGCGGGAATTGAGCTTGTAGTTGCTATGCCGCAAGATGCCCCTGAGCTTGCTAAAAAAGAAGGCTATGTATATGGTTCAAAAACTTATCTTGTAAAAGGATTAATATCCGATGCTGGAAAGATAATATCAAAAGGTGTGGAAAAATACGGATGGTTTGATGCTGCCACTCTTAAAGAGCCATATAGAATTGAAGGAAAAAAGACAATGGGATTTGAGATTGCAGAGTATTTTAATTGGGAATTTCCAGATGCCATACTTTATCCAACAGGAGGAGGAGTTGGGATAATAGGAATATGGAAGGCCTTTCAGGAACTCAAGGAACTGGGATGGATTAAGGACAAAGTTCCTAAACTTATAGCTGTTCAAGCAGAAGGATGCAATCCTATTGTAAAGGCATTTAATGAAGGAAATAAAGATTCTGAGTTCTGCAAAGGTGCCAATACTATAGCTGGTGGAATAAGGGTACCTAAGGCTTTGGGAGATTTCATAGTTTTAGATGCAGTAAGAAAAAGTAATGGTACAGCAGTAGAAGTAAAAGATTCTGAAATTGTGGAATCACTTGATATTCTGGCAAAAAGAGAAGGGTTATTTATATGCCCTGAAGGAGCTTCTTTAGTTGCAGCAGTTAAAAAACTGTTGAGAGAAGGTTTCTTGAAATCTGATGAAAAAATAGTGCTTTTAAATACAGGAAGTGGACTCAAATATCCTGACTTGATTAAAGAAGAATTACCAGTGGTGGAAATTAATGCAGATATTTAA